Proteins encoded in a region of the Oscillospiraceae bacterium MB24-C1 genome:
- a CDS encoding YitT family protein: MRIKTLAVDTAYDIGGAFLQAIAIQCFISGCRIAPGGVSGVAILLNFMFALPVGVMSFVLNIPLLILSWLYLGRMSTLKTLKTIALMALVQDLLVTPYFPAIAGERIVLAAFGGVFSGVGMAMIFMRGSTTGGMDIAAKLIQRAAPHFQIGHALMLVDFLVVVASVLVYKNIDTAFYGLLCIVCTTQTIDMIIYGMKRSTMVTIISKYNTEIANDIMRQLCRGATFFKSCGAFSRQEGEALLCVVDKKEFYRVKQIIDAYDPHAFVIVSETKEVYGEGFLDSCHTGV, translated from the coding sequence ATGCGGATTAAAACACTCGCTGTCGATACCGCCTATGATATCGGCGGCGCATTTTTACAGGCAATTGCCATTCAGTGCTTTATTTCAGGGTGCCGTATTGCGCCGGGTGGCGTATCCGGCGTTGCCATTTTGCTTAACTTTATGTTCGCGCTGCCGGTCGGCGTCATGTCGTTTGTTCTAAATATTCCGCTATTGATTTTATCTTGGCTTTATCTAGGGCGAATGTCCACACTTAAAACGCTTAAAACCATCGCACTCATGGCGCTTGTGCAGGATCTTCTGGTGACGCCCTATTTTCCGGCCATCGCGGGTGAGCGCATTGTGCTGGCCGCCTTTGGTGGTGTGTTTTCCGGCGTGGGCATGGCGATGATCTTCATGCGTGGCTCCACCACCGGCGGCATGGATATTGCCGCGAAGCTCATCCAACGCGCCGCCCCGCATTTTCAGATCGGCCACGCGCTGATGCTAGTGGACTTTTTGGTTGTAGTCGCCTCAGTGCTGGTTTATAAAAACATCGACACGGCGTTTTATGGCCTGCTGTGCATCGTCTGCACCACCCAGACTATCGACATGATCATCTACGGCATGAAGCGCAGCACTATGGTGACGATTATTTCAAAGTACAATACCGAAATTGCCAACGACATTATGCGACAGCTCTGCCGCGGTGCGACCTTTTTTAAAAGCTGCGGTGCGTTTAGCCGGCAGGAGGGGGAGGCGCTGCTCTGTGTTGTTGATAAAAAAGAGTTTTATCGCGTCAAACAGATCATTGACGCATACGATCCCCACGCCTTTGTCATCGTGTCTGAAACTAAGGAGGTTTACGGCGAAGGCTTTTTGGATAGCTGCCACACCGGTGTATAA
- a CDS encoding ABC transporter permease codes for MKKSKTLLLITILVYAFLIGPLLVIAAASFSDTPYLKFPGEGFTLKWYAQALTMNAFIEAAKMSFFIAIAGTLIALLLGLPAAYALNRYRFKGKESIKLLFLSPVLIPCVVLGFMMLRYVVKHYNLPVIPSLLIGHTLLSIPYIMRVVTSSLANFDFAAEEAAESLGATKVYTFFHIVLPNIKSGIASACIMAVINSFNNVSLSAFLTGPGVSMLPIEMMSYVEYHFDPTIAALATLMMAVTMGVMLLIEKTLGLQSVV; via the coding sequence ATGAAAAAGAGCAAAACGCTGCTGTTGATTACAATTTTGGTGTACGCTTTTCTGATTGGCCCGCTGCTTGTTATTGCCGCGGCGTCTTTCAGCGACACCCCATATCTAAAGTTCCCGGGCGAGGGGTTTACGCTTAAATGGTATGCGCAAGCACTGACCATGAACGCGTTTATCGAAGCGGCCAAGATGAGCTTTTTCATCGCCATTGCGGGAACGCTTATTGCGCTACTGCTGGGGCTCCCGGCGGCGTACGCCCTCAACCGTTACCGTTTTAAGGGCAAAGAAAGCATAAAGCTGTTGTTCTTGTCGCCGGTGCTTATTCCATGTGTCGTGCTGGGCTTTATGATGCTGCGCTATGTCGTCAAGCACTATAACCTGCCGGTCATTCCAAGTCTGTTGATCGGCCACACACTGCTGAGTATCCCGTATATTATGCGAGTGGTGACCTCAAGCCTGGCGAATTTCGACTTCGCCGCAGAGGAGGCTGCCGAAAGCCTAGGCGCAACAAAGGTCTATACGTTTTTTCACATCGTGCTGCCCAACATTAAATCGGGTATTGCCTCGGCCTGTATCATGGCGGTGATCAATTCGTTTAACAACGTGTCGCTCTCGGCCTTTTTAACCGGCCCCGGTGTTTCGATGCTGCCGATCGAGATGATGAGCTATGTCGAATATCACTTCGACCCCACCATTGCTGCGTTGGCCACTTTGATGATGGCGGTAACGATGGGCGTAATGTTGCTGATTGAAAAAACGCTCGGTCTGCAAAGCGTCGTTTAA
- a CDS encoding ABC transporter substrate-binding protein, which produces MSKKVLALVLVAAMAALSLTACGGASSAPASSEAPASSGPVDSAEPSEKPFEGQTLSISTFSFNAELLQKNIYDPFMEATGAKLVVDTGKNAERVTKIKESPENYDVVVIGDLFVSQLAEEGLIDTIDRAAMTNLDALYDCAKAPMGEDFGPAYTFNRLGIVYDAQYCNVDIKSWADLWNPELAESIAIPDITTTTGPLFYYATAKAFDLEPGKDDAAIFAKLGELKANVVKTYTSANDTITMLNQGEVSVAVLLDYSYTAAQKANPDYVWVDPTEGSFSSYNMLNIIKDSKNKELATAFIDFYLSKEVQLAEALDGVDSPVRPDVELTEEQAANFTYGQDTIDALMFPDWSLYNANKAQWIEQWNAIFSVK; this is translated from the coding sequence ATGAGTAAAAAGGTTTTAGCCCTTGTTTTGGTTGCAGCGATGGCTGCACTTTCCCTGACTGCTTGCGGTGGCGCTTCGAGCGCTCCAGCTTCTTCGGAGGCACCCGCGTCCTCCGGCCCCGTTGATTCTGCTGAACCTTCGGAAAAGCCCTTTGAGGGACAGACCCTCTCGATCAGCACCTTTAGCTTTAATGCTGAGTTGCTGCAAAAGAACATCTACGACCCCTTCATGGAAGCCACTGGCGCAAAGCTGGTTGTGGACACCGGCAAGAATGCTGAGCGCGTGACCAAGATCAAAGAGTCCCCCGAGAACTACGACGTCGTTGTCATCGGCGACCTGTTTGTATCCCAGTTGGCCGAAGAGGGTCTCATCGACACCATCGACCGCGCTGCCATGACCAACCTCGACGCGCTCTATGACTGCGCCAAGGCGCCCATGGGCGAGGATTTCGGCCCCGCTTACACCTTCAACCGCCTCGGCATTGTCTATGACGCGCAGTATTGCAACGTTGACATCAAGAGCTGGGCCGACCTGTGGAACCCCGAACTGGCTGAAAGCATCGCCATTCCGGATATCACCACCACCACCGGCCCGCTGTTTTACTATGCCACCGCCAAGGCTTTTGACCTTGAGCCTGGCAAGGATGACGCCGCCATCTTCGCTAAGCTCGGCGAGCTGAAGGCAAACGTCGTCAAGACCTACACCAGCGCCAACGACACCATCACCATGCTCAATCAGGGCGAAGTTAGCGTCGCTGTGCTGCTCGACTACAGCTACACCGCTGCCCAGAAAGCCAACCCCGACTATGTTTGGGTCGACCCCACCGAGGGCAGCTTTTCCAGCTATAACATGCTCAACATCATCAAGGACAGCAAGAACAAAGAGCTGGCCACCGCGTTCATCGACTTCTATCTGAGCAAGGAAGTTCAGCTTGCCGAGGCGCTCGACGGCGTTGACAGCCCGGTGCGCCCCGACGTTGAGCTGACCGAAGAGCAGGCCGCCAACTTCACCTATGGTCAGGACACCATTGACGCCCTGATGTTCCCCGACTGGTCGCTGTATAACGCCAACAAGGCACAGTGGATCGAGCAGTGGAACGCGATCTTCTCGGTTAAGTAA